In Oscillatoria acuminata PCC 6304, a single window of DNA contains:
- a CDS encoding MBOAT family O-acyltransferase: MTFISIVYALFLLSILGIYWTVNKQRSRLWILLIASLVFYTSLQVEYIPLLLLGTWINYRIGRAIAKTSERQPNPQTWQLATDDWQTQFAAWERRRLIGLWGGILFNILVLAGFKYIPFIFNTLGTWFGLPAAQETATWFQQNILPPLGLSFFVFECIAYLIDVYRGSPASAQFLRFASYKLFFPKLISGPITRYHHFQRQLKTLIFPSSHDWVEGLWLIACGAFKKGVVADRLGIFVTLSFENVQRAGSGDLWLATIAYGLQLFLDFSGYVDIARGSAILLGFNLPKNFNFPYFSTSIADFWRRWHITLGDWLRNYLYFPLGGSRVGLARTCLNLIIVMLIAGIWHGAAWGFILWGAVHGIALAVHRLTDILSKRVEGLKLLWKTIPGILFSWFLTQTLVFLAWIPFRLPNLRESGWVIQHFWGHTGDIQFTEKVYLETLGLQRIEVTLLLVLIWLIMTLSYAMNRGLKLQLNWPIKIALVPLCLYAVWIFAPEGGLPYIYFDF; this comes from the coding sequence ATGACATTTATCTCGATTGTCTACGCCCTCTTTCTCCTAAGCATCCTGGGTATCTACTGGACCGTTAATAAACAGCGATCGCGCCTGTGGATTCTGTTAATCGCCAGCTTAGTCTTTTACACCTCCCTCCAGGTGGAGTACATTCCCCTGTTGCTGCTAGGAACTTGGATTAACTACCGCATCGGACGGGCGATCGCCAAAACCTCCGAACGTCAACCCAACCCCCAAACCTGGCAACTTGCCACCGACGACTGGCAAACCCAATTTGCCGCCTGGGAACGCCGCCGCCTCATTGGATTGTGGGGTGGCATCCTCTTCAACATCCTCGTACTCGCCGGATTCAAATACATTCCCTTCATCTTCAACACCCTAGGGACCTGGTTTGGCTTACCCGCCGCCCAAGAAACCGCCACTTGGTTTCAACAGAACATTCTCCCCCCATTGGGACTGAGTTTTTTCGTATTTGAATGTATCGCCTACCTCATCGACGTTTATCGCGGTTCCCCCGCCTCCGCCCAATTTCTGCGCTTTGCCTCCTATAAACTCTTCTTTCCCAAACTCATCTCCGGGCCCATCACCCGGTATCATCACTTCCAACGACAACTCAAAACCCTAATTTTTCCCTCCTCCCATGACTGGGTAGAAGGACTCTGGTTGATTGCCTGTGGCGCATTCAAAAAAGGCGTCGTAGCCGATCGCCTAGGAATCTTCGTCACCCTCAGCTTTGAAAACGTCCAACGCGCTGGCAGCGGTGACCTCTGGCTTGCTACCATAGCCTATGGCTTGCAACTGTTTCTCGACTTTAGCGGTTACGTCGATATCGCCCGAGGCAGCGCCATCCTCCTCGGATTCAACCTCCCCAAAAACTTCAACTTCCCCTACTTCAGCACCAGCATCGCCGACTTTTGGCGACGCTGGCACATCACCTTGGGAGATTGGTTAAGAAATTATCTGTATTTCCCCCTAGGCGGGTCCCGAGTCGGATTAGCCCGCACCTGCCTCAACTTAATCATTGTGATGTTAATCGCTGGAATTTGGCATGGTGCCGCCTGGGGATTCATCCTCTGGGGTGCAGTCCACGGCATCGCCTTAGCAGTCCATCGCCTCACAGACATCCTTTCCAAACGAGTCGAGGGGTTAAAACTCCTCTGGAAAACCATCCCCGGCATTCTCTTCAGTTGGTTTCTCACTCAAACCCTAGTCTTTTTAGCCTGGATTCCCTTCCGCCTCCCCAACCTCCGAGAATCCGGATGGGTGATACAGCACTTCTGGGGACATACCGGAGATATCCAATTCACCGAGAAAGTCTATCTGGAAACCCTCGGGTTACAGCGCATTGAAGTCACCTTATTGTTAGTCTTAATTTGGCTAATCATGACCCTAAGTTACGCCATGAATCGGGGCTTGAAATTGCAGCTAAACTGGCCGATTAAAATTGCCTTAGTCCCCCTTTGTTTGTACGCCGTTTGGATTTTTGCCCCAGAAGGCGGCTTACCCTATATCTACTTTGATTTTTAA